A genomic region of Armatimonadia bacterium contains the following coding sequences:
- a CDS encoding cold-shock protein encodes MATGKVKWFNDTKGFGFIEVDGGGDDVFVHFSAISGEGYRTLAEGAAVEFEIVKDAKGPRADNVRLL; translated from the coding sequence ATGGCAACAGGCAAAGTCAAGTGGTTCAACGACACAAAGGGTTTCGGTTTCATCGAGGTCGACGGCGGCGGCGACGACGTCTTCGTCCACTTCTCGGCGATTTCCGGTGAGGGCTACCGAACCTTGGCTGAGGGTGCCGCAGTGGAGTTCGAGATCGTCAAGGACGCCAAGGGCCCCCGGGCGGACAACGTTCGCCTTCTGTAG